The following proteins are co-located in the Pedobacter sp. FW305-3-2-15-E-R2A2 genome:
- a CDS encoding GDSL-type esterase/lipase family protein, with protein MMKNIANYTCLLLFFVLTSFSGKKAQKLNIVFIGDSITEGGALPDPKTEATPIYVAELLRHRKDISSLNFSNKGFSGHTTVDFLPTNNIDFPKVVEAADIFAQDKTATLLFSIMLGTNDSAMFGPNGSPVQATQYKDNLNALINALIKKYPDAKFVLQYPLWYSPNTHNNAGYMQEGLDRLSSYFSEIEAISAAHKISHPNQVYLGNKAVFSFFQKNPKQLFKAEEGKHGTFYLHPNAEGSKALAEFWVKGILNAIK; from the coding sequence ATGATGAAAAATATCGCTAATTACACCTGTTTGCTGTTGTTCTTTGTGCTGACTTCTTTCTCAGGAAAAAAAGCACAAAAACTAAATATTGTTTTTATTGGCGATAGCATTACCGAGGGTGGCGCTTTACCCGATCCAAAAACTGAAGCTACACCAATCTATGTGGCGGAGTTGTTGAGACATCGTAAAGACATTAGCTCCCTGAATTTTAGTAATAAAGGGTTTAGCGGACACACCACCGTAGATTTTCTGCCAACGAACAATATTGATTTTCCAAAAGTAGTGGAGGCAGCCGATATCTTTGCACAAGATAAAACAGCCACTTTGTTGTTCTCTATCATGCTGGGCACAAATGATAGTGCCATGTTTGGACCAAACGGTTCCCCTGTTCAGGCGACTCAGTATAAAGACAATTTGAATGCCCTAATCAACGCTTTGATTAAAAAATACCCTGATGCCAAATTTGTGCTCCAATATCCGCTTTGGTACAGTCCAAATACCCACAATAACGCGGGATACATGCAGGAAGGACTTGATCGGTTAAGCAGTTACTTCTCAGAAATCGAAGCCATATCTGCGGCGCATAAAATTAGTCATCCAAACCAGGTTTATTTAGGCAACAAAGCGGTGTTCAGTTTCTTTCAAAAGAACCCTAAACAATTGTTTAAAGCCGAGGAGGGCAAGCATGGTACTTTTTATTTGCATCCCAACGCGGAAGGGTCTAAAGCCTTAGCTGAATTTTGGGTAAAAGGAATTTTGAATGCAATTAAATAA
- a CDS encoding alpha-L-fucosidase translates to MKKIFISVLSGAIFYLNVHAQKSAITLQNTIPVTANDTKASIIAKAVHVVPTANQLAALKNEFIAFIHFGPNTFTRMEWGNGKEDPKIFDLKELHTDQWCQSMKSAGMKMVILTAKHHDGFVLWQSRYTSHGIMSTGFQHGKGDIVKALSASCKKYGLKLGIYLSPADLFQIESPSGLYGNLSEVNKRTIPRMVAGRPFANKTKFEFEVDDYNEYFLNQLFELLTEYGPIDEVWFDGAHPKTKGGQKYNYAAWKKLIHTLAPKAVIFGKEDIRWCGNEAGRTRNTEWNIIPYPENPNTATDFPDLTEESLGTRNELYKGKYLHYQQAETNTSIREGWFYRDDERQKVRSTDDVFDIYERAVGGNSTFLLNIPPNREGKFSPEDVKVLTEVGKRIQETYGKNLFAAAKGPKQILDKNLNTYLLLTKPENSIEIATGSPVTINRIVIQEAIATHSERVEEHILEAWLENKWQKIAAATNIGYKRILRFPEVTASRFRLKVLSSRATPAIATIEGHYYRSKPPQLQFDRDLNGLVTISPKKHEFGWNPHGQDATGNLSTGTQIYYTTNGTAPSSASKKYTAPILVLNAELKAIAIANHDKGSVAKETFGLLQKNWKLLTAGSESNKGTMAFDANKETYWQAEFNDDAHPMAIDLGAVHKLTAFIYTPPKAFFDGMIEKGIIQISKDGKNWEDIESFEFGNLINDPTARTHYFKNEISTRYVKLKPIAIAGNKKSTAIAELDFLEK, encoded by the coding sequence ATGAAAAAAATATTTATCAGCGTCCTCTCCGGCGCAATATTTTATTTAAATGTACATGCACAAAAAAGTGCGATCACCCTACAAAATACAATTCCGGTAACAGCAAATGACACCAAAGCCTCGATTATCGCAAAAGCGGTCCATGTAGTACCCACCGCTAATCAGCTTGCTGCCTTAAAAAACGAGTTTATTGCCTTTATACATTTTGGGCCTAATACTTTTACCCGCATGGAATGGGGAAATGGCAAGGAGGATCCAAAAATATTCGATTTAAAGGAATTGCACACCGATCAGTGGTGCCAATCGATGAAATCAGCAGGGATGAAAATGGTCATCCTGACCGCAAAACACCATGACGGATTTGTACTTTGGCAAAGCCGCTATACCAGTCATGGGATAATGTCGACAGGTTTTCAGCATGGTAAAGGAGATATTGTGAAAGCGCTATCCGCTTCCTGTAAAAAATATGGTTTAAAATTAGGTATTTACCTGTCTCCAGCAGATCTCTTCCAGATTGAGAGTCCCAGCGGCTTATACGGTAATTTAAGTGAAGTTAACAAACGTACCATTCCAAGAATGGTTGCTGGCAGGCCCTTTGCCAACAAAACCAAATTTGAGTTTGAGGTAGATGACTATAATGAGTATTTTCTTAACCAGCTCTTTGAACTCTTAACAGAATATGGTCCGATTGATGAAGTCTGGTTTGATGGCGCTCACCCGAAAACAAAAGGTGGTCAGAAATACAACTATGCTGCCTGGAAAAAACTAATTCATACTTTGGCACCTAAGGCGGTTATTTTTGGCAAAGAAGATATCCGTTGGTGCGGTAATGAAGCTGGTAGAACGCGAAATACGGAATGGAATATTATTCCCTATCCTGAAAACCCCAATACTGCAACCGATTTTCCGGACTTAACCGAGGAATCCCTGGGCACCAGAAATGAGTTGTATAAAGGAAAATATTTACATTATCAGCAGGCGGAAACAAATACGTCCATACGCGAAGGCTGGTTTTACCGGGATGATGAACGACAAAAAGTACGCAGTACCGATGATGTTTTTGACATTTACGAAAGAGCTGTTGGCGGCAATTCTACCTTCTTACTCAACATTCCGCCAAACCGGGAAGGCAAATTCTCTCCGGAGGATGTAAAAGTCCTGACCGAAGTAGGTAAACGCATTCAGGAAACTTATGGTAAAAATTTGTTCGCTGCTGCAAAAGGTCCAAAACAAATTCTGGATAAAAACTTAAATACCTACCTGTTGCTCACAAAGCCAGAAAACAGTATAGAAATTGCGACCGGTAGCCCCGTTACCATCAACAGAATTGTTATACAGGAGGCCATTGCCACTCATAGTGAACGGGTGGAAGAACATATCCTTGAAGCCTGGCTTGAAAATAAGTGGCAGAAAATTGCTGCTGCAACGAATATTGGATATAAGCGCATATTGCGTTTCCCAGAAGTAACCGCTTCAAGATTCAGACTAAAAGTATTGTCATCCAGGGCCACTCCTGCAATTGCAACAATTGAGGGACATTATTACCGGTCAAAACCACCTCAACTTCAATTCGACAGAGACCTAAACGGTCTTGTGACCATATCGCCAAAAAAACATGAATTTGGATGGAACCCACATGGACAGGATGCTACAGGAAACCTGAGTACCGGTACTCAAATTTATTACACGACCAACGGTACAGCACCCTCTTCCGCTTCAAAAAAATACACCGCCCCTATCCTGGTCCTTAATGCTGAGCTTAAAGCCATCGCCATTGCCAATCATGATAAAGGAAGTGTTGCCAAAGAAACATTTGGCCTGCTACAGAAAAACTGGAAACTATTGACTGCGGGGAGCGAATCAAATAAAGGAACCATGGCTTTTGATGCAAATAAAGAGACTTATTGGCAAGCGGAATTTAACGATGATGCACATCCGATGGCTATAGATTTAGGTGCCGTACACAAATTAACAGCCTTCATTTATACGCCTCCCAAAGCTTTTTTTGATGGCATGATTGAAAAGGGAATCATCCAGATCAGCAAGGATGGTAAAAACTGGGAGGATATAGAAAGTTTCGAATTTGGCAATCTGATTAACGATCCAACCGCCAGAACACACTATTTTAAAAATGAAATATCAACCAGATATGTGAAACTTAAACCCATAGCAATTGCTGGAAATAAAAAGTCAACAGCAATTGCAGAACTGGATTTTTTGGAAAAATAA